One part of the Lachnospiraceae bacterium JLR.KK002 genome encodes these proteins:
- the recJ gene encoding single-stranded-DNA-specific exonuclease RecJ, with the protein MEKWVVSAKRADFKKIAERFGIDQVTARIIRNREVLGEQAIDEYLHGTLEHLHAPEEMKDMERAAAILQEKLQKKKKIRILGDYDIDGVQSVYILYSALRRCHAEVDYAIPDRIADGYGLNERLVRQAMAEGVDTILTCDNGIAAAAEVSLAKELGMTVILTDHHEVPYEESSDGKKIYQVPPADAVVNPKQPDCPYPFKNLCGAAVAFKLVQVLYRKSGYPQEEAMAFLENAAFATVGDVMELTGENRILVKEGLNMLNHTNNYGMRALAACNQIEMGKIKAYHIGFVLGPCMNASGRLDTARRALELLLADNPHTATEYARDLYDLNASRKELTEQGVEQAVRLVEQTSLKQDKVLVIYLPDCHESLAGIIAGRIRERYHRPVFVLTRSEEGVKGSGRSIESYSMYEEMTRCKELFTRFGGHPMAAGLSMPEEHVELFRRKLNETTVLTEEELRGKIVIDVPMPLDYITRELTEELNLLEPFGKANEKPVFADKNIHILSLGVFGKNRNVCRMQVESQGGTRMNAVCFGQTEPFLDFLREKYGRQALEQTMDGQDGGIRVSFLYYPDINVYNGQETLQIIVKNYC; encoded by the coding sequence ATGGAAAAATGGGTGGTGTCTGCCAAACGGGCGGATTTTAAGAAAATTGCAGAGCGGTTCGGCATTGACCAGGTGACGGCAAGAATTATCAGAAACCGTGAAGTTCTGGGAGAGCAGGCCATAGATGAATATCTTCATGGAACACTGGAACATCTTCATGCTCCGGAGGAAATGAAAGATATGGAGCGGGCAGCAGCCATTTTGCAGGAAAAGTTGCAGAAAAAGAAAAAAATCCGCATATTAGGGGATTATGATATTGACGGAGTGCAGTCGGTATATATTTTGTATTCCGCGCTGCGCCGCTGTCATGCAGAGGTGGATTATGCCATTCCCGACAGGATTGCAGACGGATACGGTCTGAATGAGCGTCTGGTACGCCAGGCAATGGCGGAGGGGGTGGACACGATTCTGACATGTGACAACGGTATTGCGGCCGCAGCAGAGGTGTCCCTGGCAAAAGAACTGGGAATGACTGTCATTCTTACGGATCATCACGAGGTTCCCTATGAGGAATCATCAGATGGGAAAAAGATATATCAGGTTCCGCCGGCAGACGCAGTGGTAAATCCCAAACAGCCGGACTGTCCCTACCCCTTTAAAAATTTGTGCGGCGCGGCTGTGGCTTTCAAGCTGGTACAGGTACTTTACAGAAAATCGGGATATCCCCAGGAAGAAGCAATGGCTTTTCTGGAAAATGCGGCCTTTGCCACCGTAGGAGATGTGATGGAGCTGACCGGGGAAAACAGAATCCTGGTAAAAGAAGGCCTGAACATGCTGAATCATACTAATAATTATGGTATGCGGGCGCTGGCTGCATGTAATCAGATAGAAATGGGAAAAATCAAAGCATATCACATAGGATTCGTGCTGGGGCCCTGTATGAATGCCAGCGGAAGGCTGGACACTGCCAGACGGGCGCTGGAGCTGCTTCTGGCAGACAACCCTCATACGGCGACAGAATATGCCAGGGATTTATATGATTTGAATGCCAGCCGCAAAGAACTGACAGAGCAGGGCGTGGAACAGGCTGTCAGGCTGGTGGAGCAGACCTCCCTGAAACAGGATAAAGTACTGGTGATTTATCTGCCGGACTGCCATGAAAGTCTGGCGGGTATCATTGCGGGGCGGATTCGGGAACGGTATCACCGTCCGGTGTTTGTACTGACCAGAAGCGAGGAAGGAGTCAAAGGCTCCGGACGCTCCATCGAGAGTTATTCCATGTATGAGGAAATGACCAGGTGCAAAGAACTCTTTACCCGGTTCGGAGGCCATCCCATGGCGGCAGGCCTGTCCATGCCGGAGGAACATGTGGAACTGTTCCGCCGGAAGCTGAATGAAACCACTGTTTTGACAGAGGAAGAACTGCGGGGGAAAATTGTCATAGACGTCCCCATGCCTCTGGACTATATTACCAGAGAACTGACTGAAGAACTGAATCTGCTGGAACCTTTCGGGAAAGCCAATGAAAAACCGGTATTTGCAGATAAAAATATACATATCCTGTCTCTGGGCGTGTTCGGGAAGAACCGTAACGTGTGCCGGATGCAGGTGGAAAGCCAGGGCGGAACCAGAATGAATGCAGTCTGTTTCGGACAGACAGAACCCTTCCTGGATTTCCTCAGAGAAAAATACGGACGTCAGGCACTGGAGCAGACCATGGACGGCCAGGACGGCGGAATTCGGGTGTCTTTTCTGTACTATCCGGACATAAACGTATACAATGGACAGGAAACCCTGCAGATAATTGTAAAGAACTACTGTTAG
- a CDS encoding DHH family phosphoesterase has protein sequence MNPLELADILRNHTVFIQTHNFPDPDAISSAFGLQQFLAYHKIPATLCYDGKIDRLSAKKMLDTFGITMFSKDVLSDMEEDDLIVLVDSQKMNSNVTDLIGDEVACIDHHPIFFQYDYLYQDIQKVGACASIIASYYKNTDTPISPECAAALAYGIKMDTADFTRGTSALDTEMLSFLFPHARWELVTSMYSNTMEFDDLRAYGAAIQNIQIFGGTGFAYIPFNCAQALIAIISDFILSLDVVDIAIIYAMQTDGIRFSVRCEQNRIHAGNLISQVLRPFGSGGGHPSMAGGMIPAASTHLLGEDIHTSIQDAFLHTIEKMEQELPH, from the coding sequence ATGAATCCGTTAGAATTAGCAGATATTTTGAGAAATCACACTGTATTTATACAGACTCATAATTTTCCGGACCCGGACGCCATTTCCAGTGCTTTCGGCCTGCAGCAGTTTCTGGCTTATCACAAGATACCCGCAACCTTATGTTACGACGGGAAAATCGACCGTCTCAGCGCAAAAAAAATGTTAGATACTTTTGGGATTACCATGTTTTCCAAAGACGTGCTTTCTGATATGGAGGAAGATGACCTGATTGTCCTGGTGGATTCCCAGAAAATGAACAGTAACGTAACAGACCTGATTGGGGACGAAGTGGCGTGCATTGACCACCATCCCATTTTCTTCCAATATGATTATCTGTATCAGGATATTCAGAAAGTGGGCGCCTGCGCCTCCATCATTGCTTCTTATTATAAAAATACAGACACTCCCATTTCACCGGAATGTGCTGCTGCCCTGGCTTACGGTATTAAGATGGATACTGCTGATTTCACCCGCGGAACCTCCGCACTGGACACGGAAATGCTGTCTTTTCTGTTTCCCCATGCCAGATGGGAACTGGTAACCAGTATGTATTCCAACACCATGGAATTTGATGATTTGCGGGCATATGGAGCAGCCATCCAGAATATACAGATTTTCGGAGGTACAGGCTTTGCCTATATTCCCTTCAATTGCGCCCAGGCTCTGATTGCCATTATTTCTGATTTTATCCTGTCTCTGGATGTGGTGGACATTGCAATTATCTACGCCATGCAGACAGACGGCATTCGTTTTTCCGTGCGCTGTGAGCAGAACCGGATTCATGCGGGGAACCTGATTTCCCAGGTTCTGCGGCCCTTTGGAAGCGGCGGCGGACATCCCTCCATGGCAGGCGGAATGATTCCTGCAGCCAGCACACATTTACTGGGAGAAGATATACACACTTCCATTCAGGATGCTTTTCTGCATACCATCGAGAAAATGGAACAGGAGCTGCCGCATTAA
- the asnS gene encoding asparagine--tRNA ligase — translation MNMTNIRDLYRRKEAFLEQEVTIGGWVRSIRSSKNFGFIVVNDGTFFEPLQVVYHDGLPNFAEVEKLNVGAAIIVKGKLVATPQAKQPFEIQAEEVQVEGQSTPDYPLQKKRHSFEYLRTISHLRPRTNTFEAVFRVRSLIAYAIHKFFQERDFVYVHTPLITGSDCEGAGEMFQVTTLDLNDIPKDENGAPDFTQDFFGKSTNLTVSGQLNGETYAMAFKNIYTFGPTFRAENSNTTRHAAEFWMIEPEIAFADLEDDMVLAESMLKYIISYVLEHAPEEMQFFNSFVDKGLLERLNHVVNSDFAHVTYTEAVEILEKNNENFEYKVSWGADLQTEHERYLTEEVFQRPVFVTDYPKEIKAFYMKLNPDGKTVAAVDCLVPGIGEIIGGSQREDDYDRLCQRMEELGLNQEDYDFYLDLRKYGTARHAGFGLGFERCVMYLTGMTNIRDVVPFPRTVKNCEL, via the coding sequence CTGAACATGACAAACATCAGAGATCTCTACCGGAGGAAAGAAGCATTTCTGGAACAGGAGGTAACCATCGGCGGATGGGTGAGAAGTATCCGCAGTTCCAAAAATTTTGGCTTTATTGTAGTAAATGACGGAACTTTTTTTGAACCTCTGCAGGTTGTATATCACGACGGACTTCCTAATTTTGCAGAGGTGGAGAAATTGAATGTGGGGGCGGCCATTATTGTAAAAGGGAAGCTGGTCGCCACACCCCAGGCCAAACAGCCATTTGAAATTCAGGCGGAGGAAGTGCAGGTGGAAGGCCAGTCCACGCCGGATTATCCCCTGCAGAAAAAACGCCACAGTTTTGAATATCTGAGAACCATTTCTCATCTGCGCCCCCGAACCAATACCTTTGAGGCCGTATTCCGGGTGCGTTCGCTGATAGCCTATGCCATCCATAAATTTTTCCAGGAAAGGGATTTCGTGTATGTGCATACGCCGCTGATTACCGGAAGCGACTGTGAAGGAGCAGGAGAGATGTTCCAGGTGACCACGCTGGATTTGAATGATATTCCGAAAGATGAGAACGGAGCTCCGGATTTTACCCAGGACTTTTTCGGCAAGTCCACCAATCTTACGGTAAGCGGCCAGTTAAACGGGGAAACCTATGCCATGGCATTTAAAAATATTTATACCTTCGGCCCCACATTCCGGGCGGAAAATTCAAACACCACCAGACATGCGGCGGAATTCTGGATGATTGAGCCGGAAATTGCTTTTGCAGATCTGGAGGATGATATGGTTCTGGCGGAAAGTATGCTGAAATATATTATCAGTTATGTGCTGGAACATGCGCCGGAAGAAATGCAGTTCTTTAACAGTTTTGTGGACAAGGGGCTGCTGGAGCGCCTGAATCATGTGGTAAATTCTGATTTTGCCCATGTAACTTACACAGAAGCTGTGGAAATTCTGGAGAAAAATAATGAGAATTTTGAATACAAAGTATCCTGGGGCGCAGACTTGCAGACGGAGCATGAGCGGTATCTGACGGAAGAGGTATTTCAGCGTCCGGTATTTGTGACAGATTATCCCAAAGAGATTAAGGCATTTTATATGAAACTGAATCCCGACGGAAAGACCGTTGCGGCAGTGGACTGCCTGGTGCCTGGAATCGGAGAGATTATCGGCGGCAGCCAGAGAGAGGACGACTATGACAGGCTCTGCCAGCGTATGGAAGAACTGGGTCTGAACCAGGAAGATTACGATTTCTATCTGGACTTGCGGAAATACGGTACGGCAAGACATGCAGGCTTCGGCCTTGGATTTGAGCGCTGCGTCATGTATCTGACAGGCATGACAAACATCCGGGATGTGGTACCCTTCCCCAGAACAGTGAAAAACTGTGAACTGTAG
- a CDS encoding LysR family transcriptional regulator substrate-binding protein, producing the protein MYYNTYISLRIYTAIADDVKERLESGALDMGLLLEPVEIDRYHFLRMPLKETWGVLLRKDSPLAEKERITPKDLAFFP; encoded by the coding sequence GTGTATTACAATACTTATATCAGTCTTCGTATTTATACGGCTATTGCAGATGATGTGAAAGAACGGCTGGAAAGCGGCGCTCTGGATATGGGGCTTTTGCTGGAACCGGTGGAGATTGACAGATACCATTTCCTGCGAATGCCCCTGAAAGAGACATGGGGCGTTTTGCTGCGGAAAGATTCGCCTCTGGCAGAAAAAGAAAGAATTACTCCAAAAGATCTGGCATTCTTCCCATAG